tggagggggcaccagtccttcacagtccattcactcacacactcacacctatggaaacttttgagtcgccaatcgacctaccaacgtgtgtttttggactgtgggaggaaacccacgcagacacggggagaacacaccaacacctcacagacagtcacccggaggaaacccacgcagacacggggaacacaccacactcctcacaggcagtcacccggaggaaacccatgcagacacagggagaacacaccacactcctcacagacagtcacccagaggaaacccatgcagacacagggagaacacaccacactcctcacagacagtcacccggaggaaacccacgcagacacagggagaacacaccacactcctcacagacagtcacccagaggaaacccacgcagacacagggagaacacaccacactcctcacagacagtcacccggaggaaacccatgcagacacagggagaacacaccacactcctcacagacagtcacccggagtgggaaccGTGCTGCCCTTATTCATTCATGAATGCATGAAAAGGCATTGTTCCAAATATGTATTCATACAAGAATATCTTAAATTAATAGTTCATTGATATTTACATCCTGTGTCCAGTTGAGTTTGTATAAGGGAAACAGCTTAAAATTAGATGTCAAATACTTAGATCTGAGTTTTTTAAACACCTCTGCGTTACTACTAGTCTGAATATATTAAGATGTTCAGCATCACTGTTGTATCTGATTCATttataccagtgcaacacaacACTAagaaacacatcagtgtcactgcagtgctgagaaagaCCAACCACCCAAGTCATACCTGTTGTATgatggtcctgaccactgaggaaaaGAATGAAtcttatgcagagcaacatacagTCTATAGTTTGTAGAACTGCAAACTGAATCTACATGACCACTGGAGCTgtaaaaaattgacaaaaatgtgtgtgttttgttggttttaatgtatTGCCTGATCGGTGTAGTGTCTGGACTGTAAATCTATGGTAGGAACGTTAAAGCTGAGGTGTTGTTTCCGGAGGGACACCGATCCTGGCTTGAGGACGGTAAACAAGGAACGTAGCGCAGATtaaaccttttttatttattagttcTGGTTTATTAACGGCTCAAAAATGTCTGGACAAAACGCTTTAAACGCGAAGCAGCCTCCAATCCAGTCCACAGCCGGAGCTGTGCCGATCAGAAATGAGAAAGGTAACGGACACATTGAAGCAACGCATACCAGCTTTGGTTCTTCTTCGAATattccggtccaccttaaatagcttTGAGAGAGAATGGAACCGCTGCAccattaaggtggaatggacagtTCCGACATGAAGTCAGTTTTAGCCTCGTGCTAAAGCAGCCAGAAATAAGGCAGTTTATGTTACGTGGAATTAAATCAACTAAATTATCAGTATTTTAAAAAGCCCTGATAACCCATTACATGTCTTTATTTGGAGATTTGCAATTAATAAGGTTCATACCGAAGTGTAATTTCAGAGATATCGTTTGTGAAAATGTTAATTCCACACAAACGCActgatatttttgttgttgttctacaGAAAAACTGACCATTAAACCCACACGTCCTTAATTAAAAGTTGGTGATAGTAAATTGTTGGTAAATCAGGGAACATAGCGATAAGTTTCCACTGGAGACTCTTTCTTCACATTGCTCCTGTGCTTTAACAATGGTGTTTATGTCCATAACATTTTTTTGCAATTTATTGTAATATTGCAGCAATCGGGCAGtgtattcataaatatttgatGGTTTTAAAATTTTCTTTTGAAGCAAATTCTCTTCCAAATTTCAGGTTCAACTTGGATTTTCTGATTCTACACAGTCAAACTTAACATTTAAGCCTGTTTAAATAATATTGTTACATTGTTTATTGTATAATATTGTTATGTGTGACAAAAACTGTCTGATTAGTTGACAGAGAGATTTTTCACTGACTGTGAATAAGTTTTACTTGACAaggttttttaataaaatatgtcaGTGTTAAATGTTAACTGATAATCAAAAGTTTACACGTATTTTCTGGATATTAAAAACAGTTTATCTTTTTTCCCGTTTATCCTCACAGGTGAAATTTCTATGGAAAAGGTGAAGGTGAAGCGATATGTGTCAGGAAAGCGTCCAGATTATGCCCCGATGGAGTCCTCCGATGAGGAAGAAGAGGATTTCCAGTTTGTTAAGAAAGGCAAGGATGCCGAGCCAGAAATGGAAATGGAAGAGGAGGAAGTATCGGATCCTCGTCTTCGACGTCTTCTGAACCGTGCATCAGAAGATGTTGAAGAAAGGTATGTTTATTTGTGCTCTTTCTGTGGTTGTCTTATATTGAGTTGCAACTGTGTTATGCCAAATGCCTGTTTTTTTGTTCCTTTCTAAGGCTTGCACGACACAGACAAATTGCTGAACCAGAGCTGATTGCTGAGAGCAGTGAGGATTCAGATGAGGGAACCTGGCACCCTGAGCGTGAGGAGAGCAGTGAAgatgaggaagaagaggaggaagtgGATGATGAGGTGAGGTTCtcaataaattaatgttaatgttaagaCAGATTTCAGTAACCTCATTTCTTTGCTTTTTTGGGTTCAAAATGCACTTCAAAAGTGTCCTGGATTCAGCTCTTTTAGGGCCAGTTGTGTGTGCACAGCATTTTCAGTTGATCGAGATGGGAATATCTGTGGATGTGCATTAATTCTCCATGTTCAATACCAGACATTAGTTAGAGATTTTCAAATCCCCAATCACAGTGCACCAGAGAAGTGTAACCGCATGATGGTGCTGGAGCTCCATCAGTAACTTTGGGATGAGTCTGTTTGATCCAGTCCTATTACTAGAGAAAAGGGTGGAAATACATTTCACTCTTGaacttattttgtgtgtttgtgtgtgtgtgtgtgtgatatacacatacatacatgcatGGTGTTTACAAATACAGATGCTAAACTATCTTTAGGATACAATTAAAAACTTTATTGATCCACAAAGGGCCATTAGTGAAGTCTGTGTGTCATCTTTACAGGAAATTGAGCGACGGCGTGCAATGATGCGCCAGCGAGCTCATGAAAGGAAGAACGAGGAGATGGAGATCATGGAAGTGGAGGAAGAAGGGAAATCTGGAGAAGAATCAGAGTCTGAGTCAGAATATGAGGAATACACAGACAGTGAAGATGAAACAGAACCACGGTTAAAACCGGTCTTTATCCGCAAGTGAGTAGCCATTTTGTTGTCATATCTCTAGGCAGAGTGGTTTAGGGTTAAACCCTGTTTAATAGTGGATTATTTCTCTGACATGCCTGTTTCACTCTCAGGAAAGACAGGGTGACTGTGGCTGAGCGTGAAGCAGAAGAGCAAAAACAGAAAGAGCTGGAGGCAGAGGCCAAGAAACAAGCAGAGGAGAGACGGCGATATACGTTGAAGATTGTAGAGGAAGAGGCTAAGAAGGAGTTTGAAGAGAACAGACGCACTCTGGCTGCCCTGGAGGCCCTGGACACAGACGGGGAAAACGAGGAAGAAGAGTACGAGGCCTGGAAAGTCAGAGAGCTGAAACGAATCAAGAGGGACAGGGAGGAGCGTGAAGCGTAAGTGCTTTTCCTTTATGTTCTTTATGACTATGGTCAGAATTGACTTGCTCCAGGATACAGGTCACCACACTTTACAAAGCAGTTTTTGGTTACAGATCTTTAACTTGAATCAAGAAGAGTTGATCCCACTTGTCTAGAGTGACATTCATGACCGCTGATTTAGACAAGGCTATgtcttttattgtttctgttaaTGCAAACCTCCCTGGCTTCTTAACCCAAATTTCCCTTGTGTTCTTTAGAATTGAGAAAGAGAAAACTGAGATTGAGAGATTCCACAATCTCACAGAAGAGGAGCGAAGAGCTGAACTCCGCAACAATGGAAAACTCATTACCAACAAAGCACCCAAGGGCAAATACAAGTTCTTGCAGAAATACTACCACAGAGGAGCCTTCTTCATGGTGACTGAAGCTAAAAGAGACTTTAATAACAGTTTTTATTTCCTCGTCTTGTTCATTGCTAATAACTTTTTGATCATTTCGATTTTAGGACGGTGAACAGGACGTGTACAAGAGAGACTTCAGTGCTCCAACCCTTGAGGACCACTTCAACAAAACTATTCTACCCAAAGTTATGCAGGTTGGTTTGGATTTGTTATTCTACTCTGTATGTTTCACTGTGACATCCTAAACTGGCTCAGAGTAAGCCACAACCTCAGAAGAATGTCAGCAGTTTTATTTGGCACCTCTTTGAAAATGTTATAGGACCAAACGTTTTATCAGACTGTTGTCACTAAAGGTGACAAAACAAAGCTCTCTTGGTTACTTCTTTAGTTTAGAAAAGGTTGTAAAACTGTTGGTCATTTACAGCTGGTGGACAATATCTAGTAGCTTTAAATCTATAGAAGAGTATGCTCTGTAAATATAACCAGGCATCATTTCTTTTGAATCAGTTTCCTAAGTATGCTAGTGGTTGAGTCTGGTAGCTTAGTTTAGGAATGTCATTATTGTCTTGATTTTTAACAGTGCAACAATTAATGTTTTCAAATGAATATCCTTATTATTTCAGGTCAAGAACTTTGGCCGTTCTGGACGTACCAAGTACACTCATTTGGTGGACCAGGACACCACCTCGTTCGACTCTGCTTGGGCGCAGGAAAGCGCACAGAACAGCAAGTTCTTCAAACAGAAGGCAGGTGGTGTCAGAGATGTATTTGATCGTCCGACAGTGCAGAAGAGGAAGACATGAGCGCAGAAACTGCTATATGGACTGTTTATACACTTTTTTTGCCCCTCCCAAAACcatgtgttttgtcttttgttttttgtcatCCTCTGAAGCTGAAATGCTCAGTTACAGTGTGGCAATGAATCTtggtttattgcatttttagttTTGTACATGTGATGTAATTCTTTACAGAAATATGTATACTTTTACTCAGAAATTTGTAAAAATCCAACTCCAttgttattgttaataaattacTGACAAGTAGAAATGAAGTCCAAGATGTCCCTTGgtgtcttgtcttgtctcacAATGAATGCTTACAAAAAAGGCTTCAAAATAACTATAAGTTGTCATTACAAAAAATGGTGGGGAGATGGTAGTGTTGCATCAGTGAACAGGCAGGAGATTTTATTACAGATGATAAAGTACAGTAATGGAATGAGTTCACTGCAGAAAGAGGCAGTCCGATGTGTCCATGCTACTGGTCATAGCTGAGCCATGAGAGTTCAGTTGGTTAGTGCGATCAATGCCTCCACTACATTGCCCATGTGTTCTCTTAAGCTGCGCTCTGCCACACCTCTGGGAATCTCCATCTCTCCCATCTGTCAAACAAAAACTTCACTTAGTTTTCAACAGAGCCTTCAGGACAGAGTTTGCTTTGAATACAAAAAACTACACTATACTTACAATAAGTTCTACATCCTCCTTCTTGATTGTGACTTTGGCCAGTTCTTTTTCTCTGAAGAACAATTGCACATGTTTAATACACTAAGGTATGAGAAatcatgaataaatataaaaacaagatGGTAAAACAAAATCCATCTCACCTTTCCTGCTTTGCCTTCTGCTCTCTGGATCTTCTGTCGCCAATCACGGACATAGCCTTCAAAACACATGGagaaaataagttttaaagtttttttcccTAATTATACTTTTGCCCAGTTTGTCTTCCTGTTTGTCGTTGCCAATCCCACCCTGTTAACTAGGACCTCtccaatcacacacaatgcCATTAACCTGGGTTATTCCACCAATACAGATGACCTCAACTAACACTAAAGTAATACCTCTGGACAGAACCCACTATAAGAGCATGCCAACTGATTAGCTGCGTTTTAACACCTGCAACAAGTGTTTACAAAATGTTTGTAATATGACAATTTCTACAATTTGTTTAAGTATACAAACAATGACATCAGTATAttgattaatattatttttttcatagttGACTCTGGCCATTTTAGGTGATCATAACTCATTTTAAAGCCAGGTGCCCTTAATCTCAGTATTGCAGTGTTACATATGAAGAGTGGGACATATAAGTAGCAGGTGCTGAAATTGGCAGCTCCCAAcagggagaatgctgctgttgtgtttggtccttgtggtattttgtccactgacagattcagacagccagggtttcttacatcacagcCACAAAATCCCCTCACATTGCAGAACAGCTTGAAGCTATGTCTAAGTCAATTTTCCAGCACGGATGGATGAGTTATTTTATGGAAAATAAGAACAGGAATAGTTTTCAATGGTTTACTTGGGGGGCGTTAATTGCATCTTATCATCATACAATAAAATGTTGTCTAAATACGAAAGTTAATTGATTACAATACTCCTCAGCTTCATATGCGCACATGGCCATGTCTACAGTTAGCTTCAACTAACtctcggttccaccttaaatagagtGGCAGTTACACTCATATCTCCCTGCTTTTATCGTCACCACCATTAACAATTATTGTTAGTATGTTTATTAAATAGTTTTGGTCGTAGTGTTATAATGGAACAGATATTCCGTGTTaaacacttaaggtggaactgtagtTTCAGTGTCACGCTAACAAGGCTCCACAGAGACCGCCGCTGCCTCACCGTCTCCAGGTCGGAGCTGGATATTTCCTTCTCCTCCGCATAGTCGGTGACTCTCTCTAAGTCCGCGGCACCGCTGTCGTGTTTGCGCGGTTTTTCTGTGGGTTTCCCAGTGCAGTTTTCATCGGCCTCCAGGTCCAGATCCACATCTCCCTCCGCCGCCATTTTCACCACCAGCTACACCCGGAACGAAAAGGAAAGGGACACAAACAACCCGAGAGGAAAATAAAGCAACACCGTCGAGCCATAACATTAGGACCACCACTTGTTTCTACGTCCATTCACCATACAAGCGCATTTTGCACTCCTACAGcctatttcaccctgttcctaaATTCctgttggatcattctctgtgctTCAGTGACTCTAACGGGATGATAAAAATTctcagtgttactgctggactgagaattgtccagCAATCTTAAATATCAGTGTCCCATGGCCAGCATGCAGTGAccacacaaactgcagcaacagatgaactattgtctctgaatttacatctacaaggtagtCAACAGATATGAGTCTAATAAGAGTGGAGAGTGATTACTGTTGAAAAACttcagcagtactgctgtgtctgatccacatgtaccagtgcaacacagacCAACCACAGGTCAAGTAATTAACACACCAAATATTGGAACTAAGGAAAACCTTTgggtatttttaatatgttttctaCATTGTCGGTTTGATGCCAGCTACTATTTTTAAAAGAGTTTGAATGGGCATATTTACAGGTTTGTTTCATCTATGAAGCAAGACAACAGTCTGATATTTATGGGCTGCCTGACTCAGAGGACAAACCATAAACCACCAATAAGATTTTTTGATCCTCTTATCACGTAATAAGGTGAATTTGTACCACTTCTTACAGCTGCTCACTTGGTGGAGGGCTGAGCTGTGGCTCCTTATCGTTAAAAGGTACAAGTGCTGAAACTCCATTCTTTATAGgcctgtttagacaggggagaaTAATTCTGTAGTGTTtgatttttctgttattttgaccaaggcatgtcagatatttcattaaaaattatCTGAATAGTTACTCCTATTGAAGATAATATTCAAAGTTTCTGTGTTACAATACTATATTTAAACAACACTTAAGaacagaaaaatacaaacaagTGACATCTGACCAGcacaaaatccagagcatgcaTAACTGAGAAAATCTCATGCCTTattttagtttgtgtgtgtgttttgtgctttcatttccatccattatctgtaagtgcttatttagttcagggtcacggtgggtccagagcctacctggaatcattgggcgcaaagcaggaatacaccctggagggggcgccagtccttcacaag
This window of the Hoplias malabaricus isolate fHopMal1 chromosome Y, fHopMal1.hap1, whole genome shotgun sequence genome carries:
- the LOC136679014 gene encoding microfibrillar-associated protein 1-like is translated as MSGQNALNAKQPPIQSTAGAVPIRNEKGEISMEKVKVKRYVSGKRPDYAPMESSDEEEEDFQFVKKGKDAEPEMEMEEEEVSDPRLRRLLNRASEDVEERLARHRQIAEPELIAESSEDSDEGTWHPEREESSEDEEEEEEVDDEEIERRRAMMRQRAHERKNEEMEIMEVEEEGKSGEESESESEYEEYTDSEDETEPRLKPVFIRKKDRVTVAEREAEEQKQKELEAEAKKQAEERRRYTLKIVEEEAKKEFEENRRTLAALEALDTDGENEEEEYEAWKVRELKRIKRDREEREAIEKEKTEIERFHNLTEEERRAELRNNGKLITNKAPKGKYKFLQKYYHRGAFFMDGEQDVYKRDFSAPTLEDHFNKTILPKVMQVKNFGRSGRTKYTHLVDQDTTSFDSAWAQESAQNSKFFKQKAGGVRDVFDRPTVQKRKT
- the LOC136679016 gene encoding huntingtin-interacting protein K-like → MAAEGDVDLDLEADENCTGKPTEKPRKHDSGAADLERVTDYAEEKEISSSDLETAMSVIGDRRSREQKAKQEREKELAKVTIKKEDVELIMGEMEIPRGVAERSLREHMGNVVEALIALTN